The following proteins come from a genomic window of Pyxidicoccus sp. MSG2:
- a CDS encoding DUF4150 domain-containing protein, with amino-acid sequence MPVNTGVNKMSVVTKDSGGVSSAFPDVCKTPSPAGPVPIPYPNIAQSSDTDKGTKKVSVAGNPVCVKDSNFKTSSGDEAGTAGGGVASSKTKGKAEFVNFSFDVKFEGKNVARAMDLMLHNDKNTPPFPVMQGPVVANAGSEGKPKCLVCDHEV; translated from the coding sequence ATGCCCGTCAATACCGGTGTGAACAAGATGTCCGTGGTGACGAAGGACAGTGGCGGTGTCTCCTCGGCCTTCCCGGACGTGTGCAAGACGCCCAGCCCCGCCGGGCCGGTGCCCATTCCGTACCCCAACATCGCCCAGTCCTCGGACACGGATAAGGGCACCAAGAAGGTGTCCGTCGCCGGCAACCCGGTGTGCGTGAAGGACTCCAACTTCAAGACGAGCAGCGGCGACGAGGCGGGCACCGCCGGCGGCGGCGTGGCGTCCAGCAAGACGAAGGGCAAGGCCGAGTTCGTCAACTTCTCCTTCGACGTGAAGTTCGAGGGGAAGAACGTGGCGCGCGCCATGGACCTGATGCTCCACAACGACAAGAACACGCCGCCGTTCCCCGTCATGCAGGGGCCCGTCGTGGCCAATGCTGGCAGCGAAGGCAAGCCCAAGTGCCTCGTCTGCGACCACGAGGTCTAG
- a CDS encoding DUF2169 family type VI secretion system accessory protein — translation MGHPSIENETPFAFDMMGLADEEGRPLLLLVVKATYSMGDSGLKLAEEQPPVKWSGEAWGKPGESSDRYEPGTAFIKLATDVVLLGHAYPPQKGATESLVALQVGPLKKGVRVVGERTWFRSMGHIAATKPLPFDKLPLTWERAFGGWDRTDAAKPSFEPRNPVGTGFRASPRHFEEGLKLPNLEDPVEPLREFGQRVTPAGFGFTSPNWQPRAKLAGTYDEAWNKTRKPLLPKDFDRRFFNAAAPGLVAPGYLKGDEAVVIAGASPKGRLAFPLPGQATPVITVELASGGDAKPELRLDTVILDTDAEQVTLLWRGHVVLDEGVHDVRGLKLTAEGVLPPKKA, via the coding sequence ATGGGACACCCCTCCATCGAAAACGAGACCCCCTTCGCCTTCGACATGATGGGCCTCGCCGACGAGGAGGGGCGACCCCTGCTGCTGCTCGTGGTGAAGGCCACCTACTCCATGGGTGACTCCGGGCTGAAGCTCGCAGAGGAGCAGCCGCCGGTGAAGTGGAGCGGCGAAGCCTGGGGCAAGCCCGGCGAGTCCAGCGACAGGTACGAGCCGGGAACCGCGTTCATCAAGCTCGCCACGGACGTGGTGCTCCTCGGCCACGCGTACCCGCCGCAGAAGGGTGCCACCGAGTCGCTGGTGGCCCTGCAGGTGGGCCCGCTGAAGAAGGGCGTGCGCGTGGTGGGCGAGCGGACGTGGTTCCGGAGCATGGGCCACATCGCAGCGACGAAGCCGCTGCCCTTCGACAAGCTGCCCCTCACGTGGGAGCGCGCCTTCGGAGGGTGGGACAGGACGGACGCGGCGAAGCCCTCCTTCGAGCCGCGCAACCCCGTGGGCACCGGCTTCCGCGCCAGCCCGCGCCACTTCGAGGAGGGGCTGAAGCTGCCCAACCTGGAGGACCCGGTGGAGCCGCTGCGCGAGTTCGGGCAGCGAGTCACCCCCGCGGGCTTCGGCTTCACCTCGCCGAACTGGCAGCCGCGCGCGAAGCTCGCGGGCACCTATGACGAGGCCTGGAACAAGACGCGCAAGCCGCTGCTCCCCAAGGACTTCGACCGGCGCTTCTTCAACGCCGCCGCTCCGGGCCTGGTGGCCCCCGGCTACCTGAAGGGGGACGAGGCCGTCGTCATCGCGGGGGCATCACCGAAGGGCCGGCTCGCCTTTCCGCTCCCCGGGCAGGCGACCCCGGTCATCACCGTGGAGCTGGCCAGTGGTGGGGACGCGAAGCCGGAGCTGCGCCTGGACACCGTCATCCTCGACACGGACGCGGAGCAGGTGACGCTGCTGTGGCGCGGGCACGTGGTGCTCGACGAGGGCGTCCACGACGTGCGCGGGCTGAAGCTCACCGCGGAAGGCGTCTTGCCGCCAAAGAAGGCCTGA
- a CDS encoding fatty acid desaturase family protein, producing the protein MSASLQAASTAPEPLPRRAAVPPALLVRATVPGLLRLAAIEWAWMGACWLALAWWPWAAPLAVPVIAGRIHALGVIFHDAVHLSVRRKGVGLRLVEVLAGYPVASTWESTRYHHLRHHHDAGLPSDPYRRRPLHGWRLARAWLLLVGVVPFWVLRGPVGLLAWAVPALRGPYARLFLQAPAAPGLAASDEVRACARSEVGQVLFHLGVLVLAWRWPQAVAWGYGLPLLVASGFNAHRLLAEHTPAQARGRMLEDVLAVTADHGLGWPGRLWLAPRNVGCHVVHHLHPQVSLEHLPRLRAWYVARFPTHYPPPRRF; encoded by the coding sequence ATGAGTGCCTCACTGCAAGCCGCGAGCACGGCGCCCGAGCCCCTTCCCCGACGCGCCGCGGTACCCCCCGCGCTGCTGGTGCGTGCCACCGTGCCGGGCCTGCTGCGCCTCGCCGCCATCGAGTGGGCCTGGATGGGCGCATGCTGGCTCGCGCTGGCGTGGTGGCCGTGGGCCGCGCCGCTCGCGGTGCCCGTCATCGCCGGGCGGATTCATGCACTGGGCGTCATCTTCCACGACGCCGTCCACCTGAGCGTGCGGCGCAAGGGCGTGGGGCTGAGGCTCGTGGAGGTGCTCGCGGGCTACCCCGTGGCCAGCACCTGGGAGTCCACGCGCTACCACCACCTGCGCCACCACCACGACGCGGGCCTGCCGTCGGACCCGTACCGCCGCAGGCCGCTGCACGGCTGGCGACTGGCGCGCGCGTGGCTGCTGCTGGTGGGCGTGGTGCCCTTCTGGGTGCTGCGTGGGCCGGTGGGGCTGCTCGCGTGGGCGGTGCCCGCGCTGCGCGGCCCGTATGCGCGGCTGTTCCTCCAGGCACCCGCGGCCCCCGGGCTCGCGGCTTCGGACGAGGTGCGGGCCTGCGCGCGCTCGGAGGTGGGACAGGTGCTCTTCCACCTCGGCGTGCTGGTGCTGGCGTGGCGCTGGCCCCAGGCGGTGGCGTGGGGTTACGGGCTGCCGCTGCTGGTGGCCTCGGGCTTCAACGCGCACCGGCTGCTGGCCGAGCACACTCCGGCGCAGGCGCGCGGGCGCATGCTGGAGGACGTGCTCGCGGTGACGGCGGACCACGGGCTCGGGTGGCCGGGCCGGCTGTGGCTGGCGCCGCGCAACGTGGGCTGCCACGTGGTGCACCACCTGCATCCGCAGGTCTCGCTGGAGCACCTGCCCCGGCTGCGCGCGTGGTACGTCGCGCGTTTTCCCACGCACTACCCTCCGCCCCGGCGCTTCTGA
- a CDS encoding FG-GAP-like repeat-containing protein produces MSAGPGANLAAQVYAPLHTTPRVERWGWTWPRWNDPRLPFAALLTLYGVLGFTFFGFNRSPWQMATIVVTGSALDVALGWLLARRKVVPLSAYISCCSLALLLNYSHSSWLLFLPVWLAIGSKYVLTVEGRHVFNPSMFGVALSLLLTRELITAAPAYQWANGSVALSAFILMAALVLFFFRVGRGWLVVSFLGFYALQTALRAFIMRHHLPPEVLFLGTLGAPSFFIFVFYMLTDPATSPGTRRGQILLALAVTLVDLVLHLKESVYTFFYAALTCATVRFLFLHARAAWKRGAGESLRALLSPAYLKRAGLVGGLGAVMAVGFTVAAAPGLRAKPLSFHMDRVDVAAAGLGSTMGHTLEELDPRLAHVAKWLVAVGDAVATGDYDGDGKLDLFLSHPLATPEHHAGLYRNLGDFRFERVPVPALERFATRYKEEGLAGGGTFVDWDGDGDADLAVAVAFGPVRLLRNTLRETGVAGFEDVTEAAGVADHAVSLGLTFLDYDRDGHLDLFVLNALTTHLPDYSPPVPLNLFHLPQPETPDDRRMFRFMHDGWHDATNGGLNALYRGRGDGTFEKVDVQALGLKDTHWSLAVSTVDLNHDGWTDLYVANDFGPDDVYLNEQGRHFRRVAGRLFGEIGKDTYKGMNASVADFDRNGWLDVYVSNVHHSLQAEGSLLWMVGPGEDAFTPAFRDEATFRGALNERRFGWGAAAGDLDNDGWPDLVQANGMVDDRLDGPQWRIPDGQRKDYWYVNHKLMQSGPEVHTYADKWGDIRGRTLYPNEARRVYLNLGEEKPGHFVDLARELGMEDPDNSRGVLLADLDDDGDLDALVTNQHAPLSLYRNTLRGAVTPEAHFVGLTLVGNGTGTHRSAVGTRVVVSYEEDGRRVEQVREVGLMGGFSASADPRLHFGLGRHSGPVKAEVHWYGGAVQEVTLEPDRYQELRQPAEAAALRGGVTP; encoded by the coding sequence ATGAGCGCTGGACCGGGGGCGAACCTGGCTGCACAGGTGTATGCCCCGCTGCACACGACACCGCGCGTCGAGCGCTGGGGCTGGACGTGGCCCCGGTGGAATGACCCGCGCCTGCCCTTCGCGGCGCTCCTCACCCTCTACGGCGTGCTGGGCTTCACCTTCTTCGGCTTCAACCGCAGCCCGTGGCAGATGGCCACCATCGTCGTCACCGGCAGCGCGCTGGACGTGGCGCTGGGGTGGCTGCTGGCGCGGCGCAAGGTGGTGCCGCTGAGCGCGTACATCTCCTGCTGCTCGCTGGCGCTGCTGCTCAACTACTCGCACTCGAGCTGGCTGCTCTTCCTGCCGGTGTGGCTGGCCATCGGCTCCAAGTACGTGCTCACCGTCGAGGGCCGGCACGTCTTCAACCCGTCCATGTTCGGCGTGGCGCTGTCGCTGCTGCTGACGCGCGAGCTCATCACGGCGGCGCCCGCGTACCAGTGGGCCAACGGCAGCGTGGCGCTGTCCGCCTTCATCCTCATGGCGGCGCTGGTGCTCTTCTTCTTCCGCGTGGGCCGGGGCTGGCTGGTGGTCAGCTTCCTCGGCTTCTACGCGCTGCAGACGGCGCTGCGCGCGTTCATCATGCGGCACCACCTGCCGCCGGAAGTCCTCTTCCTCGGCACGCTGGGCGCGCCGTCCTTCTTCATCTTCGTCTTCTACATGCTCACCGACCCGGCCACCTCGCCGGGCACGCGGCGCGGGCAGATTCTCCTGGCCCTGGCGGTGACGCTGGTGGACCTGGTTCTCCACCTGAAGGAGAGCGTCTACACGTTCTTCTACGCGGCCCTCACCTGCGCGACGGTGCGCTTCCTCTTCCTCCACGCGCGCGCGGCCTGGAAGCGTGGGGCGGGCGAATCGCTCAGGGCGTTGCTGTCTCCCGCGTACCTGAAGCGCGCGGGTCTGGTGGGCGGGCTCGGCGCCGTGATGGCCGTGGGCTTCACGGTGGCCGCCGCACCGGGTCTCCGCGCGAAGCCGCTGTCCTTCCACATGGACCGCGTGGACGTGGCGGCGGCGGGGCTGGGCTCCACGATGGGCCACACACTGGAGGAACTGGACCCGCGCCTGGCGCACGTGGCGAAGTGGCTGGTCGCGGTAGGTGACGCGGTGGCGACGGGGGACTACGACGGGGACGGGAAGCTGGACCTGTTCCTCTCGCATCCACTGGCCACGCCCGAGCACCACGCCGGCCTCTACCGCAACCTCGGCGACTTCCGCTTCGAGCGCGTGCCCGTGCCCGCGCTGGAGCGCTTCGCCACCCGCTACAAGGAAGAGGGGCTGGCGGGCGGCGGGACGTTCGTGGACTGGGATGGAGATGGGGACGCGGACCTCGCGGTGGCGGTGGCCTTCGGGCCGGTGCGGCTGCTGCGCAACACGCTGCGGGAGACGGGCGTCGCGGGCTTCGAGGACGTGACGGAAGCGGCGGGCGTGGCGGACCACGCGGTGAGCCTGGGGCTCACGTTCCTCGACTACGACCGCGACGGGCACCTGGACCTCTTCGTCCTCAACGCGCTGACGACCCACCTGCCGGACTACTCGCCGCCGGTGCCGCTCAACCTCTTCCACCTGCCCCAGCCGGAGACTCCGGACGACCGGCGCATGTTCCGCTTCATGCACGACGGCTGGCACGACGCCACCAATGGCGGCCTCAATGCGCTGTACCGGGGCCGGGGCGACGGCACCTTCGAGAAGGTGGACGTCCAGGCGCTGGGGCTGAAGGACACGCACTGGTCGCTCGCGGTGAGCACGGTGGACCTCAACCACGACGGCTGGACGGACCTGTATGTGGCCAACGACTTCGGACCGGATGACGTCTACCTCAACGAGCAGGGACGCCACTTCCGCCGCGTCGCCGGGCGACTCTTCGGTGAGATTGGGAAGGACACGTACAAGGGCATGAACGCGTCCGTGGCGGACTTCGACCGCAACGGGTGGCTCGACGTGTACGTCTCCAACGTGCACCACTCGCTGCAGGCGGAGGGCAGCCTGCTGTGGATGGTGGGGCCGGGCGAGGACGCCTTCACTCCGGCGTTCCGCGACGAGGCCACCTTCCGCGGCGCGCTCAACGAGCGGCGCTTCGGCTGGGGCGCGGCGGCGGGCGATCTGGACAACGACGGCTGGCCGGACCTGGTGCAGGCCAATGGCATGGTGGACGACCGGCTGGATGGGCCGCAGTGGCGCATCCCCGACGGGCAGCGCAAGGACTACTGGTACGTCAACCACAAGCTGATGCAGTCCGGGCCGGAGGTGCACACGTACGCGGACAAGTGGGGCGACATCCGCGGGCGCACCCTCTACCCGAACGAGGCGCGGCGCGTGTACCTCAACCTGGGCGAGGAGAAGCCCGGGCACTTCGTGGACCTGGCGCGCGAGCTGGGCATGGAGGACCCGGACAACTCGCGCGGCGTGCTGCTCGCGGACCTGGATGATGACGGGGACCTGGATGCGCTCGTCACCAACCAGCACGCGCCCCTGTCGCTGTACCGCAACACGCTGCGCGGCGCGGTGACTCCGGAGGCGCACTTCGTGGGGCTGACGCTGGTGGGCAACGGCACGGGCACGCACCGGAGCGCGGTGGGCACGCGCGTCGTCGTCTCCTACGAGGAGGACGGGCGGCGCGTGGAGCAGGTGCGCGAGGTGGGGCTGATGGGCGGCTTCTCCGCTTCGGCGGACCCCCGGCTGCACTTCGGCCTGGGGCGTCACTCCGGGCCGGTGAAGGCGGAGGTGCACTGGTACGGCGGCGCGGTGCAGGAGGTGACGCTGGAGCCGGACCGCTACCAAGAGCTGCGGCAGCCGGCGGAGGCCGCCGCGCTGCGCGGGGGCGTCACGCCATGA
- a CDS encoding GH3 auxin-responsive promoter family protein: MLLGGLRAALAPSALRFHRALREPEAAQAECLARVLRAVSGSQQAARIPGFARVRSARDFQDAVPLVTPDGLASDVERIAAGEARVLTREPVTRFEPSGGSSGASKLVPVTAGLLDEFQRALSPMLFEMLHHRPALRTGPSYWSISPMGGKQGRTSGGLPVGSVEDSAYFSRALRPLLSRVFAVPGAVGALPDVERCRYVTLWHLVAREDLSLISVWNPSFLTLLMDALEWHGERLAEDLERGTCRPPEREVDAVRAVLSRMRFSPHPERAAALRSALRQGLQARALWPRLSLLSMWTDAQAAHAVPAACRRFTGVEVQGKGLLATEGVVTLPLFDAPAPVLAVRSHFFEFLDAERPDTRPRLAHELERGHTYTVLLSTSGGLLRYRLGDLVRVEGFRHATPCLRFLGRADAVCDLVGEKLAATRVAAVLDATLPSLFGGTRPTFAMLAPEWHAAPEPPAYRLFLETAAPDARLAEAAAAVERALHEGHHYRYARELGQLGPVRAVRVSEGARRYEARCISLGQRAGDIKPMDLHRQPGWSAWFSEACA; the protein is encoded by the coding sequence ATGTTGCTCGGGGGGCTGCGTGCCGCGCTCGCGCCTTCGGCGCTGCGTTTCCACCGTGCCTTGCGTGAGCCCGAAGCTGCGCAGGCGGAGTGTCTGGCCCGGGTGCTGCGAGCCGTCTCGGGAAGTCAGCAGGCCGCGCGCATCCCGGGCTTCGCACGGGTGCGCAGCGCGCGGGACTTCCAGGACGCGGTGCCGCTGGTGACGCCGGATGGCCTCGCTTCGGACGTGGAGCGCATCGCCGCCGGTGAGGCCCGCGTGCTCACGCGCGAGCCGGTGACGCGCTTCGAGCCCTCGGGTGGCTCCTCCGGTGCGAGCAAGCTCGTGCCGGTGACGGCGGGCCTGCTGGACGAGTTCCAGCGCGCCCTGTCCCCCATGCTGTTCGAGATGCTCCACCACAGACCCGCGCTTCGCACCGGGCCGAGCTACTGGTCCATCTCCCCGATGGGCGGCAAGCAGGGCAGGACGTCCGGAGGACTCCCGGTGGGAAGCGTGGAGGACAGCGCCTACTTCTCCCGCGCGCTGCGGCCATTGCTCTCGCGGGTGTTCGCGGTGCCGGGAGCCGTGGGCGCGCTGCCGGACGTGGAGCGCTGCCGCTACGTGACGCTGTGGCACCTCGTCGCCCGTGAGGACCTGTCCCTCATCAGCGTGTGGAACCCGAGCTTCCTCACGCTCCTCATGGACGCGCTGGAGTGGCACGGGGAGCGGCTGGCGGAGGACCTGGAGCGGGGCACCTGCCGTCCACCGGAGCGTGAGGTCGATGCGGTCCGCGCGGTCCTCTCCCGCATGCGCTTCTCCCCGCATCCCGAGCGTGCCGCCGCGCTCCGCTCCGCCCTGCGGCAGGGCCTCCAGGCCCGAGCGCTGTGGCCGCGACTCTCCCTGCTCAGCATGTGGACGGACGCGCAGGCCGCGCACGCGGTGCCCGCCGCGTGCCGCCGCTTCACCGGCGTGGAGGTGCAGGGCAAGGGACTGCTGGCCACGGAGGGCGTCGTCACCTTGCCCCTCTTCGACGCCCCCGCGCCCGTGCTCGCCGTCCGCAGCCACTTCTTCGAGTTCCTCGACGCCGAGCGCCCCGACACCCGCCCGCGCCTCGCGCACGAATTGGAGCGGGGCCACACGTACACGGTGCTCCTCTCCACCTCCGGAGGGTTGCTGCGCTACCGGCTGGGAGACCTCGTGCGCGTGGAGGGCTTCCGGCACGCCACGCCCTGCCTGCGCTTCCTCGGCCGCGCGGACGCCGTCTGCGACCTCGTGGGGGAGAAGCTCGCCGCCACGCGCGTCGCCGCCGTGCTGGATGCCACGCTTCCGTCCCTCTTCGGAGGTACGCGTCCCACCTTCGCCATGCTCGCCCCCGAGTGGCACGCGGCGCCGGAGCCTCCCGCCTACCGACTCTTCCTGGAGACGGCTGCTCCCGACGCACGCCTTGCCGAGGCGGCCGCCGCCGTGGAGCGCGCGCTCCACGAGGGCCACCACTACCGCTACGCGCGCGAGCTCGGGCAGCTCGGCCCGGTGCGCGCCGTGCGCGTCTCGGAAGGGGCCCGCCGCTACGAGGCCCGCTGCATCTCGCTCGGCCAGCGCGCCGGCGACATCAAGCCCATGGACCTGCACCGCCAGCCCGGCTGGTCCGCCTGGTTCTCCGAGGCCTGCGCATGA
- a CDS encoding aromatic ring-hydroxylating oxygenase subunit alpha, with amino-acid sequence MRQPLHLQPVEAPRTPNVDLEAEADLSRCGALKDYWYVACLSTELKTGTPLARTLFGTGVVLFRDAHGRPAALRDRCLHRNARLSRGAVFDGRLGCPYHGWVYDASGAVVEVPSLGPSQRGELLDAEACAREGLQSEPCKLGQLQRFPTVEQDGLVFVFMGGPDASRARAEPFRVPYWGQPGWTVYFMVTRFPNGVTNLVENFMDVPHTLFVHPGWFRKPASKRVPATVRRTAGSVLVTYKQEQDTVTGLGRLFNPSGLPLLHTDKYYVPNVTRVDYLWGDHGFVINSQCTPIGATDSLVYTAISYRLPVDVPGALVGRALKPLVRWYTRQVIQQDVVIMGIQREALLDGPGGGVYSGTEADLHHADIEAYRRWLREGGHGAGPEEAERDMAFWI; translated from the coding sequence ATGAGACAGCCCCTGCACCTGCAACCCGTCGAGGCTCCGCGCACGCCCAACGTGGACCTCGAAGCGGAGGCAGACCTCTCCCGCTGCGGCGCGCTGAAGGACTACTGGTACGTGGCCTGTCTCTCCACGGAGCTGAAGACGGGCACGCCGCTCGCGCGCACCCTCTTCGGCACGGGGGTGGTCCTCTTCCGCGACGCGCATGGCCGGCCCGCCGCCCTGCGGGACAGGTGTCTGCACCGCAACGCACGGCTGTCGCGCGGGGCCGTGTTCGACGGGCGCCTCGGCTGCCCGTACCACGGCTGGGTCTACGACGCGTCCGGCGCGGTGGTGGAGGTGCCCTCGCTCGGGCCCTCGCAGCGCGGTGAATTGCTGGACGCGGAGGCCTGCGCGCGCGAGGGACTCCAGTCCGAGCCCTGCAAGCTGGGGCAGCTCCAGCGCTTCCCGACGGTGGAGCAGGACGGACTCGTCTTCGTCTTCATGGGTGGCCCCGACGCGTCGCGCGCCCGGGCCGAGCCGTTCCGCGTCCCCTACTGGGGACAGCCCGGGTGGACCGTCTACTTCATGGTGACGCGCTTCCCGAACGGGGTGACGAACCTCGTCGAGAACTTCATGGACGTGCCGCACACGCTCTTCGTCCATCCAGGCTGGTTCCGGAAGCCGGCGAGCAAGCGCGTTCCCGCCACGGTGCGGCGCACGGCCGGCAGCGTGCTGGTGACGTACAAGCAGGAGCAGGACACCGTCACGGGGCTCGGCCGCCTCTTCAACCCGAGCGGCCTGCCGCTGCTCCACACGGACAAGTACTACGTCCCCAACGTCACCCGCGTGGACTACCTGTGGGGCGACCACGGCTTCGTCATCAACTCGCAGTGCACGCCCATTGGCGCCACGGACAGCCTCGTCTACACGGCCATCAGCTACCGGCTCCCGGTGGACGTGCCGGGGGCGCTGGTGGGCCGGGCGCTGAAACCGCTGGTGCGCTGGTACACGCGGCAGGTCATCCAGCAGGACGTGGTCATCATGGGCATCCAGCGAGAGGCGCTGCTCGACGGGCCCGGCGGCGGCGTCTACTCCGGCACCGAGGCGGACCTGCACCACGCCGACATCGAGGCCTATCGCCGCTGGCTGCGCGAGGGCGGCCACGGCGCCGGCCCCGAGGAGGCCGAGCGCGACATGGCCTTCTGGATTTGA
- a CDS encoding ATP-dependent DNA helicase, whose amino-acid sequence MNGKMIRVLVVLAMSVGSPVLAQSVHGASSIRVGEPYGRVENNRAERERQARIERERLERERQARIERERVERERERVARIERERKERLERERLARIERERVERERLARIERERKERERLARLERERWEREHSHPTHGGTGYYGSRRG is encoded by the coding sequence ATGAACGGGAAGATGATTCGAGTGCTCGTGGTCCTCGCGATGTCCGTCGGGAGTCCGGTCCTTGCCCAGAGCGTGCACGGCGCCTCCAGCATCCGCGTCGGAGAGCCGTACGGGCGGGTGGAGAACAACCGCGCCGAGCGGGAGCGGCAGGCCCGCATCGAACGCGAGCGGCTGGAGCGGGAGCGGCAGGCCCGCATCGAGCGGGAGCGGGTGGAGCGCGAGCGGGAGCGGGTGGCGCGCATCGAGCGCGAACGCAAGGAGCGGCTGGAGCGCGAGCGGCTCGCCCGCATCGAGCGTGAGCGGGTGGAGCGGGAGCGCCTGGCCCGCATCGAGCGCGAGCGCAAGGAGCGCGAACGCCTGGCGCGGCTGGAGCGCGAGCGCTGGGAGCGGGAGCACAGCCACCCGACGCATGGGGGCACGGGCTACTACGGCTCGCGGCGCGGGTGA